A stretch of Deltaproteobacteria bacterium DNA encodes these proteins:
- a CDS encoding LysR family transcriptional regulator yields the protein MMDRLKSLVKIVDLGGVSRAAKSLHLTQPALTQHIRFLEKRFGKTLLRRKGNNMELSPEGEHLYGLAKNLLVQYEKLEKAFSFENITQGKLKFSSVDSTMESIVPKALKKLLAKRRNIKVHPSIYATSVAVQHLLAEKIDFAICTIDHLPPELSAETLFKESLVFIGSKEHAAIQRKAELKKEKFILFPRSSLTRFQIDNVFRHLGFTPKIVFENIKVSAIVSLVEAGLGLSIVPYHSVQADLQNGRVYPIPVATKAGRTVGIAYKKGKPLSPLALEFIHCLREESQKFISN from the coding sequence ATGATGGACCGACTCAAGTCATTAGTAAAAATAGTAGATCTCGGGGGAGTGAGCCGTGCCGCAAAGAGCCTTCACTTAACACAACCTGCCCTGACACAACACATTCGCTTTCTGGAAAAACGGTTTGGCAAAACACTTCTACGACGCAAGGGGAATAACATGGAGTTGTCACCGGAGGGCGAGCATCTCTATGGGCTAGCCAAAAATCTACTCGTCCAATACGAGAAACTGGAGAAAGCATTCAGTTTCGAGAACATCACCCAAGGAAAATTGAAATTTTCATCTGTGGATTCAACAATGGAATCGATTGTACCAAAGGCATTAAAGAAACTTCTGGCAAAACGAAGAAATATCAAGGTGCATCCCTCTATTTATGCAACCTCCGTAGCAGTGCAACACCTTCTTGCCGAAAAGATAGACTTTGCGATCTGTACCATCGATCATTTGCCGCCTGAGTTGAGTGCGGAAACCCTCTTTAAAGAATCCCTGGTTTTCATTGGCTCGAAAGAGCACGCAGCTATTCAGAGAAAGGCCGAGTTGAAAAAAGAAAAATTCATCCTCTTCCCCCGTAGTTCCTTAACACGTTTTCAAATTGACAATGTTTTTCGTCATTTGGGATTTACACCAAAAATTGTATTTGAAAATATCAAGGTATCCGCCATTGTCTCATTGGTTGAGGCCGGATTGGGCCTTTCGATTGTACCGTATCATTCGGTTCAGGCCGATTTGCAAAATGGTCGTGTCTACCCAATCCCGGTGGCAACGAAAGCCGGGCGAACTGTCGGTATCGCCTACAAAAAAGGAAAGCCTCTGTCTCCCCTTGCGTTAGAGTTTATTCATTGTCTCCGTGAGGAAAGCCAAAAGTTTATCTCAAACTAA